TTTTTATTTTGAATTTTAGTATATGAAATTTTTACATTACCAAAATTAAATGTTTTTTTGGAATCTGAAACAATAATAATAATTTTAATGTTTAATTTTTTAGCTTTTTCTAAAGTGAAAATAACTTCTTTATTTTCAAAATCTTTTGTCAAGCAAAGAATTACATCATTTTCTGAAAGTGTTCCCACCAAAGGTAACAAAATATGGAAATTTTGGTCAAAAATAACATTTTTTCCAATTTTTCTAATATTTGAATAAAATTCTTGCAATATTAAACCACTAGTTCCTAAACCCAATAATAAAATTTTTTCTGCTTTATCAATAAGATTTGCAGCATCTTTTATATTTGCGAAATTTTTTTCTTTAATAAAGCTGTCAATTACAAGTTTTTGAGAAATAAATAAATCAGAAAATTCTTTATCTATAAAATTGTTTTTTTTATTATAAATTATGTTAATTTGAGCAATTCTTTTATTAACAAAAAAAACAAGTTCTTTGTATGTCTTAAAATTCATTTTTTTAGCAAAACGCGAAATTGTTGCGGTGGAAACAAATAATTTTTTAGATAATTCTTGAATAGTTAAATCAAAATCTTTATTTTCTCATGAATTGATAAAATCTAAAATTTCTACTTCAGTTTTAGTAAATGATTTTTTTTTGTTTAAAAAAAGATACATGTAAAAATTTTACATAATTTTTTAAAAAATTGTAAATAAATAACTATATACTAATACAAAAAAAAAAAAAAGATAATTTTAATGGGTAAACATTAAAATGAGGGGTTATGGAATATTCACAAAG
This Mesomycoplasma neurolyticum DNA region includes the following protein-coding sequences:
- a CDS encoding MurR/RpiR family transcriptional regulator, which codes for MYLFLNKKKSFTKTEVEILDFINSWENKDFDLTIQELSKKLFVSTATISRFAKKMNFKTYKELVFFVNKRIAQINIIYNKKNNFIDKEFSDLFISQKLVIDSFIKEKNFANIKDAANLIDKAEKILLLGLGTSGLILQEFYSNIRKIGKNVIFDQNFHILLPLVGTLSENDVILCLTKDFENKEVIFTLEKAKKLNIKIIIIVSDSKKTFNFGNVKISYTKIQNKNKLFPASSKVIGLIILDFLFNFLLSLNQKYRKNLKKGYEILDEWILKK